A single region of the Candidatus Methylacidithermus pantelleriae genome encodes:
- the rpoB gene encoding DNA-directed RNA polymerase subunit beta, with the protein MTTTVKDIPRRDFGRIREAIPVPNLIEHQIRSYEDFLQLDVPSHLRKNEGLHGVFQEVFPIESYDGKARLEYVSYTIENPKFSYLDCIREGQTYAAPLYVTFRLVHEAGVKEEKVYMGELPMMTPQGSFVINGAERVIVSQLHRSPGICFESSVLTNGRMVFAYRVIPDRGTWLEVGLDALDLIYVHLDRRKKRRKFLITTLLRALAAIPATGSKEGSRLLGSGTDEDILKLFYRLEEWDVSREVSEEKLANRVLVHDIPDPAVPESFLARAFQPLTRNLLRQMAERGLRRVKVVNISEDECIVKCLKKDPAKDPEEALKEIYRRLRPGDPPTVSNAKILIRRLFFDPKRYDLSRVGRYKLNQKLGISVDPEVRTLTAEDIVAATRYLLGLRKGEGSTDDIDHLGSRRVRTVGELVANQCRVGLARTERLVKERMTLFDVNTEAMTPQKLINPKALSATIRDFFARSQLSQLMDHTNPLSELTHKRRLSALGPGGLSRERAGFEVRDVHPSHYGRICPIETPEGPNIGLIASMSCYARVNEYGFLETPYRKVVDGRVTDEIVYLTADEEEKYVVAMANSLLDEEGRFLEKKVSARVKGEFREVDPSLVHFMDVSPKQLVSVAASLIPFLEHDDANRALMGSNMQRQAVPLITTEAPTVGTGMEAKVARDTQAVVLSEMDGKVAYVDGGKIILTKDGKLPESRRKWKHNPRDGMCIYELKKFMRSNSGTCINQKPIVRKGDLVSKGQVIADGPCTARGELALGRNLLVAFMPWNGYNFEDAILVSERLIKEDVFTSIHIDEFEITARDTKLGPEEITRDIPNVGDEALKNLGPDGVVRVGAEVKPGDILVGKITPKTETELAPEERLLRAIFGDKAADVKDSSLRVPSGTYGIVMDVKVSSGNARVQKVKLTPSEAKQKIKEIEERYAQKETDLREQLTQALSNILLNEKIPLDVVNAETGEIIIPANRKITKTLLRKLAEVYDHIEIDPSPVRNKIMEIINAFESKFEQLRNEKELELDQVESGDEIEPGIIKQVKVYIASKRKLSVGDKMAGRHGNKGVVAKIVAEEDMPFLPDGTPVDIVLNPLGVPSRMNVGQVLETHLGIAAEKLGFKVASPVFDGVKEDQIRAFLKEAGLDEDGKTVLYDGRTGEPFDQRVVVGIIYMMKLHHMVADKIHARAVGPYSLVTQQPLGGKAQYGGQRFGEMEVWAMEAYGAGYTLQELLTVKSDDVSGRTRIYEAIVKGENYLDPGTPESFNVLVKELQGLCLDVKVGPRSGVLDGAGGSTRSLAEAESRVNGRKTWPVETTPSSEGDGEAS; encoded by the coding sequence ATGACGACGACGGTAAAAGATATTCCTCGGAGGGATTTTGGCAGGATTCGGGAAGCGATTCCGGTGCCTAACCTCATTGAGCATCAGATTCGTTCCTATGAGGATTTTTTGCAGTTGGATGTACCTTCCCATCTAAGAAAAAATGAGGGTCTACACGGGGTTTTTCAGGAAGTTTTTCCTATTGAAAGTTATGATGGGAAGGCAAGACTAGAATATGTCTCCTATACTATTGAAAATCCCAAGTTCAGTTATCTCGACTGCATTCGAGAGGGACAAACGTACGCCGCTCCCCTGTATGTGACGTTTCGACTGGTTCACGAAGCTGGGGTGAAAGAAGAGAAGGTCTATATGGGGGAACTCCCGATGATGACGCCCCAGGGAAGTTTTGTTATTAACGGGGCCGAGCGTGTGATTGTTAGTCAGTTACATCGCTCTCCGGGAATTTGTTTTGAATCTTCGGTTTTGACGAATGGTCGCATGGTTTTTGCTTATCGAGTTATCCCGGACCGGGGGACCTGGTTGGAGGTTGGCTTGGACGCTTTGGATCTTATCTATGTTCATTTGGATCGCCGGAAGAAGCGGAGGAAATTTTTGATTACTACCTTGCTGCGAGCGTTGGCGGCCATTCCTGCCACGGGTTCCAAGGAGGGGAGCCGGTTGCTTGGATCCGGTACGGATGAGGATATTCTTAAGCTTTTCTATCGGCTCGAAGAGTGGGATGTCTCGCGTGAGGTGAGCGAGGAGAAGCTCGCGAACCGGGTTCTTGTACACGATATTCCCGACCCAGCTGTCCCGGAAAGCTTTCTTGCTCGTGCATTTCAGCCGCTGACAAGGAATCTTTTGCGGCAGATGGCAGAGCGGGGGTTACGCCGTGTTAAGGTTGTCAACATTTCGGAGGATGAATGTATCGTAAAGTGTCTCAAGAAAGATCCGGCGAAGGATCCAGAGGAGGCACTGAAGGAAATTTACCGGAGACTCCGGCCGGGAGATCCTCCTACCGTTTCGAACGCCAAGATTTTGATCCGCCGTCTCTTTTTTGATCCCAAACGGTATGACCTTAGCCGGGTGGGCCGGTACAAGTTGAATCAGAAACTGGGCATCTCCGTCGATCCTGAGGTTCGAACGCTTACGGCGGAGGATATCGTCGCGGCGACCCGGTATCTTTTGGGTCTTCGAAAGGGGGAGGGGAGCACCGATGATATTGACCACTTAGGCAGTCGGCGCGTGCGGACGGTGGGAGAACTGGTGGCCAACCAGTGTCGGGTTGGGCTTGCGCGGACCGAGCGGTTGGTGAAGGAGCGAATGACGCTTTTTGATGTCAACACCGAGGCGATGACGCCCCAAAAGTTGATTAATCCTAAGGCTCTGTCAGCTACGATTCGGGACTTCTTTGCTCGGAGTCAATTATCCCAGCTTATGGATCATACCAATCCGCTTTCCGAGTTGACCCATAAGCGCAGGCTATCGGCTTTGGGGCCCGGAGGGCTTTCGAGGGAAAGGGCAGGTTTTGAGGTGCGAGACGTCCATCCGTCTCACTATGGAAGGATTTGCCCAATTGAAACACCGGAAGGGCCGAACATTGGGCTCATTGCTTCCATGTCCTGTTATGCCCGGGTGAACGAGTACGGCTTTTTGGAGACACCGTATCGGAAAGTGGTGGACGGCCGGGTGACCGACGAGATTGTGTATCTGACCGCGGATGAGGAGGAAAAATACGTCGTCGCTATGGCCAATTCTCTTTTGGATGAAGAAGGCCGGTTCCTCGAGAAAAAGGTTTCGGCACGTGTGAAGGGTGAGTTCCGAGAGGTGGATCCTAGTTTGGTCCATTTTATGGATGTCTCGCCAAAACAACTCGTTTCGGTCGCCGCAAGTCTTATCCCATTTTTGGAGCATGACGATGCAAACCGTGCTCTTATGGGGTCAAACATGCAGAGGCAGGCAGTGCCTTTGATCACGACTGAGGCTCCTACGGTAGGGACTGGGATGGAGGCGAAGGTCGCTCGTGATACGCAAGCAGTCGTGCTTAGCGAGATGGATGGCAAGGTTGCGTACGTTGACGGTGGAAAGATTATCCTTACGAAGGACGGGAAGCTTCCTGAAAGTAGGCGCAAGTGGAAGCATAACCCCCGAGATGGAATGTGCATCTATGAGCTCAAGAAGTTTATGCGCTCCAATTCTGGGACGTGCATCAATCAAAAACCAATTGTGCGCAAAGGGGATTTGGTATCGAAGGGCCAGGTCATTGCGGATGGACCGTGCACGGCAAGGGGGGAATTGGCGTTAGGGAGGAACCTTTTGGTGGCATTTATGCCATGGAATGGGTATAACTTTGAGGACGCGATTCTTGTTTCGGAGCGATTGATCAAGGAGGACGTCTTTACAAGCATTCATATTGATGAGTTTGAGATTACGGCCCGAGACACCAAGCTTGGTCCGGAGGAGATTACTCGGGACATTCCCAATGTGGGGGACGAAGCGCTCAAGAATCTAGGTCCCGATGGCGTTGTCCGCGTCGGAGCCGAGGTCAAGCCGGGCGACATTTTGGTGGGGAAAATTACTCCCAAAACGGAGACGGAGCTCGCTCCGGAGGAGCGGCTTCTTCGGGCCATTTTTGGTGACAAGGCGGCGGATGTCAAAGACTCTTCCCTGCGCGTGCCTAGTGGCACGTATGGAATAGTAATGGACGTCAAGGTTTCGTCTGGGAATGCACGGGTTCAAAAGGTGAAATTAACTCCCTCGGAAGCAAAACAGAAAATTAAGGAGATTGAAGAGCGTTACGCACAAAAGGAAACGGATCTTCGCGAGCAGCTCACTCAAGCTCTTTCGAATATCCTTCTTAATGAAAAGATTCCTTTGGATGTTGTGAATGCTGAGACAGGTGAGATTATCATCCCAGCCAATCGGAAGATCACCAAGACGCTTTTGCGCAAACTAGCTGAGGTGTATGATCATATCGAGATCGACCCAAGTCCGGTACGAAACAAGATTATGGAAATTATTAATGCCTTTGAGTCCAAATTCGAGCAACTCCGAAACGAGAAAGAGCTAGAACTGGATCAAGTCGAAAGCGGGGATGAGATTGAGCCGGGGATTATTAAGCAGGTCAAGGTGTACATTGCAAGCAAGCGTAAGCTTTCGGTGGGAGACAAGATGGCGGGCCGGCATGGGAATAAGGGTGTCGTTGCGAAGATTGTTGCCGAGGAGGACATGCCCTTTCTGCCGGATGGCACGCCCGTTGACATTGTGCTGAACCCCCTTGGGGTACCGTCTCGCATGAACGTGGGGCAGGTGCTGGAGACGCACCTGGGGATTGCGGCGGAAAAACTTGGTTTTAAGGTTGCCAGTCCGGTATTTGATGGAGTGAAAGAGGATCAGATTCGTGCTTTTTTGAAAGAAGCCGGGCTGGATGAGGATGGAAAAACAGTTTTGTACGATGGGCGGACAGGTGAGCCGTTTGATCAGCGAGTCGTGGTGGGGATTATCTACATGATGAAGCTCCATCATATGGTGGCGGATAAGATTCACGCTCGGGCAGTTGGCCCTTACTCTTTAGTCACCCAACAGCCCTTGGGTGGAAAGGCTCAATATGGGGGACAACGCTTTGGAGAGATGGAAGTGTGGGCGATGGAAGCGTATGGCGCGGGTTATACGTTGCAGGAGTTATTGACGGTGAAATCCGACGATGTTTCCGGAAGAACACGGATTTATGAGGCCATTGTCAAAGGGGAAAACTACCTTGATCCGGGCACTCCTGAATCGTTTAACGTGCTGGTCAAGGAGCTTCAGGGATTGTGCCTGGACGTTAAGGTAGGGCCGAGGTCGGGGGTGCTGGACGGTGCTGGTGGAAGCACCCGATCCCTGGCCGAGGCGGAGTCCCGGGTCAATGGAAGGAAAACCTGGCCGGTGGAGACGACTCCGTCTTCGGAGGGTGACGGAGAGGCAAGCTAA